A single Sulfurimonas crateris DNA region contains:
- a CDS encoding DUF481 domain-containing protein, translating to MKLLLLITLFATQYLFALVTISPVEIGDKPGFSSTIEAALETKRGNSDTDSYKASARVTYDSNTTYVSWAEISGAYGKANGEENTNKLFSHARYIHTITKEIVRGEAFLQLENDEFKHINSRALAGIGGRFKLKDIIEDSRGYLGLGAFYEDITYNNPLINPSEENIRANAYFAYSINFSSDSSIAYTLYYQPKLNDFSDNVQSHEVELKLSIYKNLFLKFTLSYDTDSKPPVSVERYDFTQNTSFIFNF from the coding sequence ATGAAACTTTTACTGCTGATTACGCTCTTTGCTACACAATATCTTTTTGCTCTTGTTACGATCTCTCCTGTTGAGATCGGTGATAAACCCGGATTTTCCAGCACTATCGAAGCCGCCCTTGAAACAAAAAGAGGCAATAGCGATACAGACAGCTACAAAGCTTCGGCAAGAGTAACCTACGACAGCAACACGACCTATGTTTCATGGGCAGAGATATCGGGAGCTTACGGCAAAGCAAACGGGGAGGAGAACACGAACAAACTCTTCTCGCACGCAAGATATATTCACACCATCACCAAAGAGATAGTCAGAGGCGAAGCTTTTTTGCAGCTTGAAAATGATGAATTTAAACATATCAACAGCAGAGCTCTGGCGGGCATTGGCGGAAGATTTAAACTCAAAGATATAATTGAAGACTCAAGGGGCTACCTCGGTCTAGGCGCTTTTTACGAAGATATAACCTACAACAATCCGCTTATCAATCCATCTGAAGAGAATATAAGAGCAAACGCATATTTTGCATACTCTATAAATTTCAGCAGCGACTCATCGATCGCATATACGCTCTACTATCAGCCAAAACTAAATGACTTCAGCGATAACGTTCAGTCTCATGAAGTGGAGCTGAAACTAAGCATCTATAAAAATCTTTTTTTAAAGTTCACTCTCTCCTACGATACAGACAGCAAGCCTCCCGTAAGCGTTGAGAGATACGACTTTACGCAAAACACCTCTTTTATCTTTAACTTTTAA
- a CDS encoding DUF309 domain-containing protein, whose product MSRHEKQLELFVQNLQKQNFYDAHEDLEVLWYERRFEESDEVKLLKGFINASVCFELHKKGKTEASQKVWNNYLKYRDLIHSTDSIHKEKYLLIIDEIERIKKSFIK is encoded by the coding sequence ATGAGTAGGCATGAAAAACAACTAGAGCTTTTTGTACAAAATCTGCAAAAACAGAACTTCTACGATGCGCATGAGGATCTGGAAGTTCTTTGGTATGAGAGAAGATTTGAAGAGTCTGATGAAGTAAAACTTCTCAAAGGATTCATCAACGCCTCCGTCTGTTTTGAACTTCACAAAAAAGGCAAAACAGAAGCCTCACAAAAAGTTTGGAACAACTACCTCAAATACAGAGATCTTATCCATTCTACAGACTCCATACACAAAGAAAAATATCTTCTTATCATAGATGAAATAGAGCGAATCAAGAAGAGTTTTATAAAGTAG
- a CDS encoding metal ABC transporter permease, with protein sequence MIDILLVPIALVIILVMLHSYFGMEILKRGIIFTDLAIAQFAALGSSISLGYFHEEHFYILTLGFALLSAFLIAFASTRKLHLEAFIGILYVLGASGIMMVLSHSAEGMEHFKSLLASDILFTPPVEVAKSAVIYSFIALALYFIYPKLSGFLKELLFFSLLAITVTSSVALAGVFVVFVLLIAPPFVALSLNFKKPLLGSFFFGWFFSISAITLSYFYDLPTGYSVVFLGAFLTAVAVLATSKKADEN encoded by the coding sequence ATGATAGATATCCTGCTTGTTCCCATTGCGCTTGTCATCATACTTGTGATGCTTCACTCCTACTTTGGCATGGAGATACTAAAACGCGGCATCATCTTTACCGACCTTGCCATCGCACAGTTCGCAGCCCTTGGCTCATCCATCAGCCTTGGCTATTTTCACGAAGAGCACTTCTATATCTTAACACTTGGTTTTGCACTTCTAAGCGCCTTTCTTATAGCATTTGCTTCAACTAGAAAACTCCATCTTGAGGCCTTTATAGGGATACTTTACGTTTTGGGGGCGAGCGGGATTATGATGGTGCTCTCTCACTCGGCTGAGGGGATGGAGCATTTCAAATCACTTCTGGCAAGCGATATACTCTTTACCCCTCCGGTTGAAGTTGCAAAGAGTGCTGTTATATACTCATTTATCGCCCTTGCTCTCTACTTTATCTACCCAAAACTCAGCGGTTTTTTAAAGGAGCTTCTATTCTTCTCGCTTCTTGCCATTACCGTTACCTCTTCGGTTGCGCTTGCTGGAGTTTTTGTGGTTTTTGTGCTTCTTATCGCACCGCCTTTTGTAGCGCTCTCTTTAAACTTTAAAAAACCTTTGCTGGGCAGTTTCTTTTTTGGATGGTTTTTTAGTATAAGCGCAATTACACTATCATACTTTTATGATTTACCGACTGGTTACAGCGTAGTCTTTTTAGGCGCATTTTTAACCGCTGTTGCTGTTTTGGCAACATCAAAAAAAGCAGATGAGAATTGA
- a CDS encoding metal ABC transporter substrate-binding protein yields the protein MKKLLTLITLLPLTLLAHLNIAVSYPYIGALTKTIGGEHITTTVLAKGNWDPHFIIPRPSLIAKVRNADALIMNGGQLEIGWLPPLINRAGNPKTSPSSATFLNLSHHVELINKPSEVDRKDGDIHPDGNPHFHLDPKNILHLANTIKEFLISIDRVDKEVYEKNYAEFSKMWNQKMREWSQKMSDKKGLKVIQFHDNLAYFNKAYGVINIGTIEPLPGIPPSSKHVIETIELIKKEGPCCILHDVYHSTKTADFISQKAGIKVVLMPHDIEALENIDNLSALFDHLTSAIK from the coding sequence TTGAAAAAACTACTAACACTTATAACACTGCTGCCGCTAACACTGTTAGCTCATCTAAATATCGCAGTAAGCTACCCATACATTGGGGCGCTTACTAAAACAATAGGCGGGGAGCATATTACGACTACGGTTTTAGCAAAGGGAAACTGGGACCCGCACTTTATCATTCCGCGCCCTTCGCTAATCGCAAAAGTTAGAAATGCTGATGCGCTCATTATGAACGGAGGACAGCTTGAAATCGGCTGGCTTCCCCCTCTTATAAACCGCGCAGGCAATCCGAAAACTTCGCCATCATCTGCAACATTTTTAAATCTCTCGCATCATGTAGAGCTTATAAACAAGCCAAGTGAAGTCGATAGAAAAGATGGCGACATCCATCCTGATGGCAATCCGCACTTTCATCTTGACCCAAAAAATATTCTGCATCTGGCAAATACAATTAAAGAGTTTTTAATCTCTATCGACAGAGTTGATAAAGAAGTCTATGAAAAAAACTATGCCGAATTTTCAAAGATGTGGAACCAAAAGATGCGCGAGTGGAGCCAAAAGATGAGTGATAAAAAAGGTCTAAAAGTCATACAGTTTCATGACAACTTGGCTTACTTTAACAAAGCGTACGGAGTTATAAACATTGGTACTATAGAGCCTTTGCCTGGCATTCCGCCATCTTCAAAACATGTGATTGAAACGATAGAGCTTATAAAAAAAGAGGGTCCTTGCTGCATACTACATGATGTTTACCACTCAACAAAAACAGCCGATTTTATAAGCCAAAAGGCAGGAATCAAGGTTGTTTTAATGCCTCACGATATAGAAGCGCTTGAGAATATTGACAACCTGAGCGCCCTCTTTGACCATCTGACAAGTGCGATAAAATGA
- a CDS encoding cation-translocating P-type ATPase — protein sequence MFHTKSAEETLGGLECSVDGLSSEEVALRARHYGKNVLPEGEKRTLLNIFIEQFKSPVIYVLLIAAVISLAIKEFSDAGFIMAALLVNAVVGTYQEYNAGERADALKKVIKTYVNVLRDGNKVEILSEDVTLGDIVFFESGVKAPADIRLIKTNDLQVNESLLTGESIEVSKNPQYISQDEDEPIGERQNMLYAGSLVTKGRAFGVVTAIAQQTEVGKIASLLAEAKIAKPPLMLRMEKFSFNISKIISGVALLIIMLGVYQDMPLKDIFFLTVALAVSAIPEGLPVAITVALSVASSVMSKRNVIVRKLSAIEGLGSCTFIASDKTGTMTQNRLSVEHFITPEKTYSSSEAVDEHIVLSALLCNESTHRKEEGEYLFIGDQVDIALSRYALLLDETLFKKFENIKPIAQIPYEPLNKYSASSYEIDGKKVDFIKGSPEVILAKSELANDEKEHALKQVDEWAANGFRNIALAYRVNSGSGIAEDGYVYLGFAAITDPLREGVKEALRTAEEAGIEVVMVTGDHPNTAFYIARELGIAVSRDEIMDGVAIAHWKERGAQKEEIASKRVFARVSPEQKQLIVKTFQELGHFVAVTGDGVNDAPALKFANIGIAMGKSGTDVARESSDLILTDDHFGSIVNGVEEGRVAYDNIRKVIHLLIATGFAEIVLVLLSIIFFIPIPLLPVQILWLNLVANGIQDVALAVEKAEPGVLKRKPRDPKEPIFNRTMISRVVVGGLHMGISAFALFYTLLEFGYQEEAARNITLLMMVLFENVHAFNSRSENRSIFKIDHAKNMLFWISVISAQGIHMIAMYTPFMQSILSVQPVSLEMWATLLLIALTLVAVMEAEKFFRKKLY from the coding sequence GTGTTTCATACAAAAAGCGCAGAAGAGACTCTTGGGGGTTTAGAGTGCAGCGTTGATGGGCTAAGTAGTGAGGAGGTTGCGCTTCGCGCTCGTCACTACGGTAAAAATGTTTTACCCGAGGGTGAGAAGCGCACTCTTTTAAATATATTTATTGAACAGTTTAAAAGCCCTGTCATCTATGTTCTGCTTATCGCTGCCGTTATATCTCTGGCTATCAAAGAGTTCAGTGATGCCGGTTTTATTATGGCGGCGCTTCTTGTCAATGCCGTAGTTGGAACATATCAGGAGTACAATGCCGGCGAGAGGGCGGATGCTCTTAAAAAAGTGATTAAGACCTATGTGAATGTCTTAAGAGACGGCAACAAAGTAGAGATACTAAGCGAAGATGTGACATTAGGCGATATTGTCTTTTTTGAATCAGGCGTAAAGGCTCCCGCCGATATACGTCTTATAAAAACAAATGATCTGCAAGTAAATGAATCGCTTCTTACAGGCGAGTCTATCGAAGTAAGCAAAAATCCACAATATATCTCTCAGGACGAAGATGAACCCATAGGAGAGAGACAGAATATGCTCTACGCCGGCTCTTTGGTTACAAAAGGTCGGGCATTTGGAGTTGTAACAGCGATCGCACAGCAGACGGAAGTCGGTAAAATAGCCTCTCTTCTGGCAGAGGCAAAGATCGCAAAACCGCCGTTGATGCTTAGAATGGAGAAGTTCTCTTTCAACATCTCTAAAATAATAAGCGGCGTTGCGCTGCTTATCATCATGCTCGGCGTTTATCAGGATATGCCGCTAAAAGATATCTTTTTTCTCACGGTAGCTCTTGCGGTATCCGCCATTCCCGAAGGGCTTCCTGTCGCAATTACTGTCGCGCTTAGCGTTGCAAGCAGTGTAATGAGCAAGAGAAATGTAATTGTGCGCAAGCTCTCCGCAATTGAAGGGCTTGGTTCATGTACATTTATAGCAAGTGACAAAACAGGAACTATGACGCAAAACCGTCTAAGCGTTGAACACTTTATAACTCCCGAAAAAACTTATAGCAGCAGCGAGGCAGTAGATGAGCATATAGTTTTAAGTGCTCTTTTATGCAATGAATCAACTCATCGTAAGGAGGAGGGAGAGTATCTCTTTATAGGCGATCAGGTGGATATAGCACTATCGAGATATGCCCTGCTGCTTGACGAGACTCTTTTTAAAAAGTTTGAAAACATAAAGCCAATCGCACAGATCCCTTACGAACCTCTCAATAAATACTCGGCCTCAAGCTATGAGATCGATGGCAAAAAAGTTGATTTTATTAAAGGCTCACCTGAGGTCATTCTTGCCAAAAGCGAACTTGCCAATGATGAGAAAGAGCACGCTTTAAAACAGGTTGATGAGTGGGCGGCTAACGGGTTTAGAAACATAGCTTTGGCATACAGAGTGAACAGCGGCAGTGGCATCGCAGAGGATGGTTATGTATATCTTGGATTTGCGGCTATAACCGATCCGCTCAGAGAGGGAGTTAAAGAGGCTCTGCGCACTGCAGAAGAGGCGGGAATTGAGGTGGTTATGGTTACTGGCGATCACCCAAATACCGCATTTTATATAGCTAGAGAACTCGGTATTGCCGTAAGTAGAGATGAGATAATGGACGGAGTGGCGATCGCTCACTGGAAGGAGAGGGGAGCGCAAAAAGAGGAGATAGCAAGCAAGCGCGTCTTTGCAAGGGTTTCTCCCGAGCAGAAGCAGCTTATAGTCAAAACATTTCAAGAACTCGGTCACTTTGTAGCGGTAACGGGTGACGGTGTAAATGACGCGCCCGCACTTAAGTTTGCAAACATCGGTATAGCTATGGGCAAAAGCGGTACGGATGTAGCCCGTGAATCAAGTGACTTGATACTCACAGATGACCACTTCGGTTCTATCGTTAACGGTGTTGAAGAGGGGCGCGTAGCGTATGACAATATCAGAAAGGTCATCCATCTTCTTATAGCTACGGGGTTTGCAGAGATAGTGCTCGTGCTCCTCTCGATCATATTTTTTATCCCCATTCCGCTTCTGCCCGTACAAATACTCTGGCTAAACCTTGTTGCAAACGGCATACAGGATGTCGCACTGGCCGTTGAGAAGGCTGAACCGGGAGTGTTAAAACGAAAGCCGCGCGATCCAAAAGAGCCTATATTTAACAGGACTATGATAAGCAGGGTGGTTGTGGGCGGTTTGCACATGGGTATCTCGGCATTTGCTCTTTTTTATACACTGCTTGAGTTTGGGTATCAAGAGGAGGCGGCAAGAAATATCACACTGCTTATGATGGTACTTTTTGAGAATGTTCACGCTTTTAATTCACGCAGCGAGAACAGATCAATCTTCAAGATCGACCACGCTAAAAATATGCTTTTTTGGATATCCGTCATCTCTGCACAAGGCATTCATATGATAGCGATGTACACACCTTTTATGCAGTCCATACTCAGTGTTCAACCGGTTAGTTTGGAGATGTGGGCAACACTGCTGCTCATTGCCCTGACCTTGGTAGCGGTGATGGAAGCAGAGAAGTTTTTTAGAAAAAAATTATATTGA
- a CDS encoding helix-turn-helix domain-containing protein gives MTRAELINKIKHRKKELNITMENLAKLSDIGMRTLNRFFAGDDVKLSTVEKITNILGLDFAGNEIISLNKLKAKRAKEKAIFMVSLVQSTSALEMQGLEKSSIDKMIYKFEQEFLSGQYKDRLWVA, from the coding sequence ATGACAAGAGCAGAATTGATAAATAAGATAAAACATAGAAAAAAAGAGCTTAACATCACTATGGAAAATCTAGCCAAATTGTCAGATATTGGGATGAGAACGCTCAATAGATTTTTTGCCGGTGACGATGTAAAACTCAGCACGGTTGAAAAGATAACAAATATACTTGGTCTTGATTTTGCAGGAAATGAGATCATTTCACTTAATAAACTTAAAGCAAAAAGAGCCAAAGAAAAAGCGATCTTTATGGTATCACTTGTTCAAAGCACATCTGCTCTTGAAATGCAGGGGTTAGAAAAAAGCAGTATAGATAAAATGATTTATAAATTTGAGCAAGAGTTTTTAAGCGGTCAATATAAAGATAGGCTTTGGGTGGCGTGA
- a CDS encoding mobile mystery protein B translates to MIDSTKPIDDATPINDVSGLKLPKGKVYTLKEIHEKEAQNIAKAILKYLSATPSTKEAPFSYSWMMELHYEMFGDVWEWAGKFRKIELSIGIQAYRVSMELKNLCDDVEYWSKNKTYDLFEIATRMHHRAVQIHPFQNGNGRWSRMLANIYLRQHGKMPVRWQEDLLAKENPKRSKYISALKKADNGDYSKLIEMHRVTY, encoded by the coding sequence ATGATAGATTCTACTAAGCCTATCGATGACGCAACACCCATCAATGATGTATCGGGTTTAAAACTTCCAAAAGGAAAAGTTTATACACTTAAAGAGATACATGAAAAAGAAGCCCAGAATATTGCAAAAGCAATACTGAAATATCTCTCAGCCACACCTTCAACAAAAGAAGCACCTTTTAGTTATAGCTGGATGATGGAGTTGCATTATGAGATGTTTGGCGATGTATGGGAGTGGGCTGGAAAATTTAGAAAAATAGAGCTCTCCATAGGTATTCAAGCTTATCGTGTGTCGATGGAGCTTAAAAATCTGTGTGATGATGTGGAGTATTGGAGTAAAAACAAGACATATGATCTGTTTGAGATAGCTACAAGGATGCATCATCGAGCAGTTCAAATTCACCCATTTCAAAATGGAAATGGTAGATGGAGCAGAATGTTGGCAAATATTTATTTAAGACAACATGGCAAAATGCCTGTTCGTTGGCAAGAGGATTTATTAGCTAAAGAAAATCCCAAAAGAAGTAAGTATATCAGCGCTTTAAAAAAGGCTGACAATGGGGATTATAGTAAACTGATTGAGATGCACAGAGTGACATATTAA
- the ppsA gene encoding phosphoenolpyruvate synthase: MKYIRFFSELNIGDIAIVGGKNASLGEMYQNLTPKGVNIPNGFATTSDAYWLLLEENSIKDKIASILNDLDISDTNNLQERGLKVRNLILNSHLPKTLVEELKEAYKTLSNEYGKESVDVAVRSSGTAEDLPDASFAGQQETFLNVGTEDELLDSVLRCFASLFTDRAISYRTSRGFSHFKVALSVGVQKMVRSDISSSGIMFTIDTESGSENLILINSIWGLGENVVSGRVNADEFFVFKPTLKEGKRTILKRSLGSKKEKMLYDKKSRTLNIATTKEEQNSFSITDDEVMELAHEALIIEGHYGRPMDIEWAKDGDDDKLYIVQARPETVKNQENKSLTNERYTLDGLKDAKILTSGRAVGDKIGSGRVTIIKDTTEFERFSKGDILVADSTNPDWEPIMKKASAVITNRGSRTCHAAIVAREIGVPAVVGCTNATEVLKDAQIVTVSCAQGDEGYVYEGEVPFSVKTIDMKELKPTKTKIFVNVGNPAEAFHFAKLPNDGVGLARMEFIMNNSIAAHPMALVDMYKGKNVKDEEKIRSFMTPCRDTKEFFLQKLSEGIGMIAAAFYPKPVIIRTSDFKSNEYRNMLGGLLYEAEEENPMIGFRGASRYYDESYREAFEWECEALKRVREEMGLSNIKIMIPFVRTPDEGKKVIEIMNKQGLSQGKDGLEIYAMCEIPANVILADKFLELFDGYSIGSNDLTQLTLGVDRESAKIAHIFDERNEAVKRMLQMAIKACKERGKYIGICGQAPSDYPEITEFLVQEGIDSISLNPDSLFKMRVIVSDLEEKKVDKAVL, encoded by the coding sequence ATGAAATATATACGATTTTTCAGCGAACTAAACATAGGCGATATTGCGATAGTCGGCGGCAAAAATGCCTCACTTGGGGAGATGTACCAGAACCTGACCCCAAAAGGTGTAAATATTCCAAACGGTTTTGCAACTACAAGTGACGCCTACTGGCTTCTTTTGGAGGAGAACTCTATTAAAGATAAGATAGCTTCCATCTTAAATGATCTCGATATTAGCGATACGAACAATCTTCAAGAGCGCGGGCTTAAAGTCCGCAATCTCATATTAAACTCACATCTTCCTAAAACCCTTGTTGAAGAGCTTAAAGAGGCGTATAAAACTCTCTCAAACGAGTACGGCAAAGAGAGCGTAGATGTAGCTGTTCGCTCATCAGGAACGGCGGAAGACCTTCCCGATGCCTCTTTTGCTGGGCAGCAGGAGACCTTTTTAAATGTTGGCACCGAAGATGAACTTTTAGATAGTGTCCTAAGATGTTTCGCTTCGCTCTTTACAGACCGTGCCATCAGCTACCGCACAAGCCGTGGATTCAGTCACTTCAAAGTCGCTCTCTCGGTCGGTGTTCAAAAGATGGTGCGAAGTGACATCTCCTCAAGCGGGATTATGTTCACCATAGACACTGAGAGCGGCTCAGAAAATCTCATACTCATAAACTCCATCTGGGGCTTGGGCGAGAATGTAGTAAGCGGACGAGTCAATGCGGATGAGTTTTTTGTCTTTAAACCTACGCTTAAAGAGGGCAAAAGAACCATACTAAAACGCTCTTTGGGAAGCAAAAAAGAGAAGATGCTATATGATAAAAAATCCCGCACCCTAAATATCGCCACTACAAAAGAGGAGCAAAACAGTTTCTCCATAACCGATGATGAGGTTATGGAACTAGCACATGAAGCGCTTATTATCGAGGGGCATTACGGTCGTCCAATGGACATCGAGTGGGCGAAAGACGGAGACGATGACAAGCTCTACATCGTTCAGGCAAGACCAGAGACCGTAAAAAACCAAGAGAATAAAAGCCTTACAAACGAGCGATACACGCTTGATGGGCTTAAAGATGCAAAAATTTTGACATCAGGACGAGCGGTTGGAGATAAAATAGGAAGCGGAAGAGTGACCATTATAAAGGACACGACGGAGTTTGAACGCTTCAGTAAGGGCGATATTTTGGTTGCTGACTCTACAAATCCCGACTGGGAACCGATCATGAAAAAAGCTTCTGCCGTTATAACAAATCGCGGAAGCCGCACATGTCATGCGGCGATAGTTGCACGTGAGATAGGAGTTCCTGCTGTCGTCGGATGCACGAACGCTACAGAAGTGCTTAAAGATGCTCAGATAGTAACAGTTAGCTGTGCGCAGGGGGACGAGGGGTATGTTTATGAGGGAGAAGTTCCTTTTAGCGTCAAGACCATAGATATGAAAGAGCTAAAACCTACCAAAACAAAGATATTTGTAAATGTCGGAAATCCCGCAGAAGCTTTTCATTTTGCAAAGCTGCCAAACGACGGCGTAGGACTTGCCAGAATGGAGTTCATCATGAACAACTCAATCGCTGCACATCCGATGGCGCTTGTCGATATGTATAAAGGCAAAAACGTCAAAGACGAAGAGAAGATACGCTCCTTTATGACTCCATGCCGTGATACAAAAGAGTTCTTTTTGCAAAAACTGAGCGAAGGCATAGGCATGATCGCTGCGGCTTTTTACCCAAAACCTGTCATTATCAGAACAAGTGATTTTAAGAGCAACGAGTACCGCAATATGCTGGGCGGACTTCTTTATGAGGCAGAGGAAGAGAACCCGATGATAGGCTTTAGAGGGGCTAGCCGCTACTATGACGAGAGCTACCGTGAGGCGTTTGAGTGGGAGTGTGAAGCACTTAAGAGAGTGCGTGAGGAGATGGGACTTAGCAACATCAAAATAATGATCCCCTTTGTCCGCACGCCTGATGAGGGAAAAAAAGTTATAGAGATCATGAACAAGCAAGGTCTTTCTCAAGGCAAAGACGGACTTGAGATATATGCAATGTGCGAAATCCCCGCAAATGTCATACTGGCCGACAAATTTTTAGAGCTGTTTGACGGCTACTCCATCGGCTCAAATGACCTCACACAGCTCACTCTTGGCGTTGACAGAGAGAGTGCAAAGATCGCCCATATTTTTGATGAGAGAAACGAAGCGGTTAAGAGAATGCTGCAGATGGCGATAAAAGCGTGCAAAGAGAGAGGCAAATACATAGGCATCTGCGGTCAGGCACCGTCTGACTATCCTGAAATCACTGAGTTTCTAGTGCAAGAGGGCATAGACTCCATCTCGCTCAATCCGGACTCACTCTTTAAGATGCGCGTGATTGTGAGTGATTTGGAAGAGAAGAAAGTGGACAAAGCAGTTCTGTGA
- a CDS encoding MFS transporter: MIIKEKFSLLPISSLFFAIGFLAIGYGMILTFIGVHLKETGSSNIAIGLINASFFLGAIGSSIFSQKIISSVGHIRSFATFASIMIIGFLGHSLYFNELFWAILRLLSGFAYYGLLIILESWLNEKSSPSHRGKILAIYTIIFYLSTAIGQLLLNIGDQSGSIFFVIGSILVLFSVIFISMTKIKEPILEPFERYSLPKIFSIAPLALASSFIGGFFVGGFFTMIPVFIVETFGSIQTVSIFMTITIIGALLSQWPIGILSDRLGRRRMIAFSGFFIAIVSIGFLLLAYDEKSFYILGALLGVGIFCLYPLAVARANDVVDENKNIIEISRTLLFAYGLGSFAAPLIIGAGTYLFDDFIFISFLTLSILLGFYALSRERVPDENMSVFVNIPSISGAESASLDPRGEET, from the coding sequence ATGATTATAAAAGAGAAATTCTCCCTGCTGCCCATATCATCCCTATTTTTTGCAATAGGATTCTTGGCTATCGGGTATGGGATGATCTTGACTTTTATAGGCGTTCATCTCAAAGAGACGGGTTCAAGCAATATTGCCATCGGTCTTATCAACGCATCCTTTTTTCTGGGAGCCATAGGCTCATCCATCTTTAGCCAGAAGATAATATCAAGCGTCGGACATATAAGAAGTTTCGCTACATTTGCCTCCATTATGATCATAGGTTTTTTGGGACACAGCCTCTACTTTAACGAACTCTTCTGGGCAATTTTAAGGCTGCTATCGGGTTTTGCCTACTACGGGCTGCTTATCATTTTGGAGAGCTGGCTCAATGAAAAAAGCTCACCATCACACAGAGGGAAGATACTTGCCATCTACACGATCATCTTCTATCTATCCACGGCGATCGGTCAGCTTCTTCTAAATATCGGCGATCAAAGCGGCTCTATCTTTTTTGTTATCGGCTCGATTTTGGTTCTTTTCTCGGTAATCTTTATCTCTATGACAAAGATAAAAGAGCCTATTTTAGAGCCTTTTGAGAGATACAGCCTCCCTAAGATATTTAGCATTGCCCCATTAGCGCTTGCAAGCAGTTTCATAGGAGGCTTTTTTGTCGGCGGATTTTTCACCATGATACCGGTTTTTATAGTGGAGACATTTGGCTCTATCCAGACGGTCTCCATCTTTATGACCATCACCATCATAGGAGCTCTTCTCTCTCAATGGCCCATAGGAATACTCTCAGACAGGCTTGGAAGAAGAAGGATGATAGCATTTAGCGGTTTTTTTATCGCTATTGTATCCATCGGGTTTCTGCTCTTGGCATACGATGAGAAGAGCTTTTATATCTTGGGGGCGCTTCTTGGAGTGGGCATATTCTGCCTCTACCCTTTGGCGGTGGCACGTGCAAATGATGTCGTTGATGAGAACAAGAACATCATAGAGATAAGCAGAACTCTGCTTTTTGCTTACGGTCTGGGCTCTTTTGCCGCACCGCTTATCATAGGAGCAGGGACATATCTTTTTGATGATTTTATATTTATCTCTTTTTTAACTCTAAGCATTCTTCTAGGCTTCTACGCGCTCTCAAGGGAGAGAGTGCCTGATGAGAATATGAGCGTTTTTGTCAATATCCCCAGTATCTCGGGTGCGGAGTCTGCTTCCCTTGATCCAAGAGGAGAAGAGACTTAA